Genomic segment of Kibdelosporangium phytohabitans:
CTCGTCGTGGCCCAGCCCCAGCCTGCGGATCTGCCGCAGGTAGGTGGTGATGTTGTCCTCGGTGGTCTTGCGGGGGTGCTGCCCGGTGCGGATCGCGTACTGCTCGGCGGGCAAGCCGAACGCGTCGAAGCCCATCGTGTGCAGCACGTTGTGGCCCAGCATCCGGTGGTAGCGGGCGTAGACGTCCGTGCCGATGAACCCGAGCGGGTGGCCGACGTGCAGACCGGCGCCCGACGGGTACGGGAACATGTCCTGGACGAACATCTTGTCGTCGGGGACGGGCCCTGCGAGCGGGCCGACCGGGTTGGGTGCGTGGTAGGAGCCGTGCTCCTGCCAGTGCTCCTGCCACTTCCGCTCGATCTCGCCGGCCAGCGCGGCCGTGTAGCGGTGCGCCGGAACTGCCTCAGCGCTTTCGCTCATCGCTCGTCCTTCCTGGATTTTCGGCCCTGAACAACGCGAAACCCCCCAGCCCGATCCGGGCATGAGGGGTCGCCGCGCCAACCAGTCCTGAACGGGTCAGCGCGGCCAGCGAAGAAGTCGGCGGGCCGTGCCCATGTCATTGAGGATAGCGGACCGCCAAAGCCACGACCTGGGTGACCTGACCTGCGGAGAAGTTGTCGTCGCTGACCAAGATCAACGATCGTTCGCCGCGGCCGACGTCCGGTCCCCACGTGATGCCCTCGATGTTGTCCACCTTGCTCAGCCCGAAGTCGGCGAGGTCGGCGATCAGCTTCTTGCGCATCGGCCTGGCGCCGGTCAGCGCCCTGCCTGCGACGTTGCCCGCGCCGATCGTGCTGGCCTCGTAGATCCGCACCTTGTTGCCGACACCGGTCACGAAACTCCGCTCGACCACGAGCAGCCGTGCCGGGTCGAACGGGTCGGCCGCGACGATCGCCGAGATGCCGTTGTCCGCGGCCGCGGTCGGCGGCACCGGTCGCGCGAAGATCGGTTCGAGCGGGTAGGCGTACTGGGCCAGCAAGTGACCGGCCCTGGTCTGCACGGTGATCCGCGTCAGGGCGCCGTTGTCGGGCGTGGGCACCGGACCGTCCTCGGTCAGCGGTGCCTCCACCGAGCTGACGAGCAACGTGCCACCCGCCGCGTAGGTCAGGCCTTCGAGCGCGAGATTGGAGCGCGGACCGCTGGTGGGGGTGACGTGCAGGTTCTTCGGCAGTGGCAGTTCGCCCGCGAACCTGCCGGTCCTCGTGGCCTGGTGGATCGACGGGTCTGCCGACGCCGGTGGCCGCCCGCCTTCCTGCGACCACGTGTAGCGACCGGTCCACGGGTCGACGCGGATCTCCTCCGGGTCCACGGCGTCCTTGGGGTAAGTCGTACCGTCCGGCCGGAGCAACGGACGTGTACCGGTGAACGTGACATCGCCGAGGCGCTTGGCGTTCACGTCGATGCGCGCGGTGTAGAACCGCGCCGGGCCGAGACTTGACCGGTCATCGCTGATCAGGACGTACTCGCCGGTGCGCGGATCCCTGTCGATCCCGGACAGGCCACCGACCGTGGTCCCCTCGTACACCAGGCCGTTCGGCACGATCCGCTCGCCGATCAGACGAACGCGCTGCCCGGCGGACACGGGCGAGGCCAGCAGACCGGTGGTGATGACCGCGGCGGCGGTGGCCGCGAGAAAACGTGCAGACATGGCGTGAAGCACATCCAATGAGGGTGTCCGTTTGGTTAAACGCACCTGACACCTAACATCGACCTTGTGATGGTCGCATCCCTGCTCGCCGCAATCGCACTCGCTGTAGGCGGACTAGCCGTCGCTGTGACGGGTCTGCTCGGTTTCCGCGAGCGGTTGCCGCTCAACAGGTACGCGGGCGTGCGCACCACGGCGTCGATGCGTGACGCCGACACGTTCCGGGTCGCCAACAAGGTGGCCGGACTCCCGTTCGTCGTCGCGGGCCTGATCGGCGTGCTCGGCGGCATCCTGCTGCTGGTGCTGCAGTCCGGTGGCCTGGTGGCTGTCCTGGTCAGCGCGGGCGGGATGCTCGTGATCGCCGGAGCCGGTGGGCTGCTCGGCCACAAGGCCGCGCTCGCCGTGCCGGAACCCGAACCGGAGCTGCCCGCCGGGTGCGCCGGGTGCGCGTGCGGCAACTGCGGTGTGGCCAAGCTCCGCGGCTAGGTCGAGTCAGTTCAGCCGGACGTCGTCCGGGTGCGTCGCGAGCAACGCCGTCGGCATGCCCTGACGACGCAGCACCCGCCCCCACAAGTCCTGGTCCGGCGCGGCCAGCACGTCGTTGGGCAGCGCGGGAACCACGATCCAGTCGCCGCGTTCGATCTCCCCGGCGAGCTGGTCGACGTCCCAGCCCGCGTACCCGGCGAACACCCGCAGCCCCTTGACCTTCGGCGTGAGCGTCTCCGGATCGGCGTCGAGGTCGACGAGCGCGACGGGACCGCGCACGCTGATCACGCCCTTGAGGCTGGCCGCGTCCTGGCCCGTGCGCAGCGCCGCGAGACACAGCGCGGTCTTCTGGTCGACCGGACCGCCGACGAACAGCGACTGCGGCTCGGTGACGTGATCACCCCAAGCGGGTAAGACGTCGTTGACCGGAACCTCACTTGGACGGTTCAGCACGACGCCGAGCGTGCCCTCACCACGACGATGGTCGATCACGTAGACCACCGTCCGGCGGAAGTTCTCGTCGAGCAGGGTCGGCGCCGCCACTAGCAGCGTTCCTGGCTCTACGTCAGCGTCGGGTCGCACAGCGCACATGATCCCATCAGCCCCGGGAACACCTTGAGCCCCGGGCGCGTTAGAAAAAATCGCCGGATGATCCCCGGGAACACGCAAGGCACCCGGTAACGTTAGACGCTAGGTCGACGCGCATCTGTGTCCCCCGGGCTCAATTGCAAAGCCTTCATGGAATACCGGTAACGCAGGAGCCATGTCGCGCCATCCGCCGAGAGGCGACCAGGCGCGTCGACCGCTAGCTTCCGGGCGCCCTTGCTCGCCTTGCTTCGCTCGGCTCGCCTGGTCACTGGCGCTGGGTGTGGTGGGTTGGGCGGCTGGGTTCATTCCATCGTGGATCTTTGTTGGCTGCTGGTTTTCCGTGGTGCGTACGCTGGAGTCTCGTGACAGCGGTGGTCGACGAGAAGCAGAAGGTCCTTGCGCGGCAGTTGCTGACGCTGAGGGAGTTCCGTCGACTGCTCTACCTGCGGTTCTCTTCGCAGTGGGCGGATGGGCTGTTCCAGACCGGACTGGCTGGGGCGGTGATCTTCAACCCTGAGCGCGGTGCCGATCCGCTGACGATCGCGACTGGGTTCGCCACGCTGCTGCTGCCGTACTCCGTTGTCGGGCCGTTCGCGGGCGCGCTGCTGGACCGGTGGGACCGCAGGAAGGTGCTTGTGGTCGCCAGCCTCCTTCGGGCTGTGCTGATCCTGTTCGCGACGATCGGCCTGCTTGCCGGTCTGCCGAGCGGGCCGCTGTTCCTGATCTCCTTGCTGGTCCTCGGTGCGACGAGGTTCATGGGCTCGGGACTGTCCGCCGCGCTGCCGCACCTGGTGCCGGAACGCACCCTGGTGCAGGCCAACGCGATCGCCGTGACGCTCGGGTCGGTGGTCGCCGTCGTGGGCGGCGGGTGCGCGATCGGGTTGCGCAAGATCTTCGGCGAGGACGACTTCGGCTCGGGCATCACCACGTCGTTCGCGATCGTCGGCACGCTGCTGGCCGTGGTGTTCGCCCTGCGCTACGAACGCGGCAGGCTCGGGCCCGACCAAGTCGACGAACCGTCGGGGACCGTGGTCGCGGTCGCCCGCGGCCTGATCGACGGCGCGAAGGCGGCATGGAACGCGCCTCGGGTCATCGCCGGGTTCGTCGCGCTGCTCGCGCACCGGGCGTCACAGGGCATCGCGCTGCTGATGGCCGTCCTGCTGATGCGCTACTACTTCACCGACTACGGCTGGCTCAAGGCCGGGCTGACCGGGCTCGGCGAGATCGCCGCGTTCGCCGGTGCGGGCATCTTCATCGCCGGGGTGATCACGCCGAAGCTGGTCGAGCGGTTCGGCAGGCACAAGGTGATCGTCGGCTCGTTGCTCGTGGTCGCGGCCGGGATGGCGGGCCTCGGCCTGCCGATGGTCCTGCCGACCATGCTCGGCGCGGCCTTCCTGCTGTTCGGCGCCGGTCAGGTGATCAAGCTGTGCGTCGACGCGGTGATCCAGGCCGACATCGGTGACGAGTCGATCGGCCGGGTGTTCTCGCTGTACGACACGCTGCTCAACGTCATGCAGGTGGCGTCGATCGCGGTAGCCGCGGCGATCGTCCCCGCCAACGGCTACTCGCACGGCCTAATCGTCGCGACGATCGTGCTCTACCTGCTCGGTGTCGTCGGCTACCTGCTCGCCAGCAGGCGCGACCACGCCACCCACGTCGTCTAGCCCCTGCTCGGCCGCCCAGCGCCGCAGTTCGGCCACGGCCTCGTCGTGGTCGAGCGGGCCGCGGTCGAGCCGGAGGTCCTTGAGGAACTTCCACGCCTTGCCGACCACCGGTCCGGGCGGCAGCCCGAGCAGCCGCATGATCTCGTTGCCGTCGAGGTCGGGCCGGACCTTGGCCAGGTCCTCCTCGGCGGCGATCCGGGCGATCCTGGTCTCGAGCTCGTCGTAGGAGCGCTGCAGCGCCTGGGCCTTGCGGCGGTTGCGGGTGGTGCAGTCCGCGCGGACCAGCTTGTTGAGGCGGTCGAGCAGGTCACCGGCGTCGGTGACGTACCGGCGGACCGCCGAGTCGGTCCACTCGCCCTTGCCGTAGCCGTGGAAGCGCAGGTGCAGGAAGACGAGCTTGGCGACGTTCTCGATGATCTCCTTCGAGTACCGCAACGCCCGCAAACGCTTGCGGACCATCTTGGCGCCGACCACCTCGTGGTGGTGGAAGCTCACGCCACCGCCGGGGATGTGCCGTCGGGTGTCCGGCTTGCCGATGTCGTGCAGCAACGCGGCCAGCCGCAGGACCAGGTCCGGCTCGCTGCCGTCCGCCTCGAGGTCGATCGCCTGCTCGAGCACGACGAGCGAGTGCTGGTAGACGTCCTTGTGCTGGTGGTGCTCGTCGATCTCCAGCCGCATCGCGGGCACCTCGGGCAGCACGTGGTCGGCCAGCCCGGAGTCCACGAGCAGCTCCACACCCCGGCGCGGGTGCGCCCCGCACAGCAGCTTGGACAGCTCGACCTGGATCCGCTCGGCCGTGATCCGCTCGATCTGGCCCGCCATCCGGCTCATCGCCTCGACCACGCGCGGCGCGGGCGTGAAACCCAGCTGGCTGGTGAACCGCGCGGCCCGCATCATCCGCAGCGGGTCGTCGCCGAACGACTCCTCCGGCGTGGCCGGGGTGTCGAGCACCTTCTCGGCCAGCGCGGACATGCCGTCGTGCGGGTCGACGAACTGCTTGGTGGCCAGGTTCACGGCCATCGCGTTGACCGTGAAGTCGCGCCGCTTGAGGTCCGCTTCGATCGAGTCGCCGAACTGGACCTCCGGGTTGCGGGTCACGCCGTCGTACGTGTCCGCGCGGAACGTGGTGATCTCGCAGGTCAGGCCGCCCTTGGTGGCGCCGACGGTGCCGAAGGCGATCCCGATGTCCCACACCGCGTCCGCCCAGCCCGAGACCAGGCGCATGACCTGCTGCGGCCGTGCGTCGGTGGTGAAGTCCAGGTCGGTGCCCAGCCTGCCCAGCAGTGCGTCGCGGACGCTCCCGCCGACGAGGAACAGGCTGTGCCCGGCCTTGGCGAACAGCGCGGACAACTCTTCCGCGACCGGTGAGACACGCATCAGTTGCACAACCGCATTCTGCTTGGCAAGCATCGTCGACACGGCGAATCAGGCTAGTTGACGTGGCCAGACGATTACGATCGAGTTCATGTCCCCGTCATCCGGACGATCCGACGGTACCCGGTCCGGGCGCCGCGGCAGGCGTCGGAGCAGGCGGCTGACCACGGTCGACGAGACCTCGGCCGGAGGTCTGGTGATCGACGTGGCCAGGGCCAACGCGGTGATCATCGGCAGGCTCGACCGCAGGGGGCGGCTGCTGTGGTCGCTGCCGAAGGGCCACATCGAGGAGGGCGAGACGCCCGAGCAGACCGCGGTCCGCGAGGTCAGGGAGGAGACCGGGATCACCAGCGAGGTGGTCCGCTCGCTCGGGTCGATCGACTACTGGTTCGTCGCGGAGAACCGCCGGGTGCACAAGACCGTCCACCACTACCTGCTGACCGCGCTGTCCGGCGACCTGTCCGATGAGGACATCGAAGTGACCGAGGTGGCGTGGGTCGCGCTCGATGATCTTGACGACCGGCTGGCGTATGCGGACGAGCGCCGGTTGGTGCGCAAGGCGATGCAACTACTCTCTGAGCCGGCAAACACACCATTCGAAGGTGATGTGTCGTTCTCGGACGGCCTTGACGCGCCGAAGGGTCGAAAACAATGAGTGGGCTGCGTTACGCAACCCGTCACAAGCTTGCCGCGGTGGTCGCGGCGGGTCTCGTGCTGGCCGGATCAGCTCCGTGGACCGCGTCCGCCCAGCCGCCGGGCCCGGAGCCGCTGTTCGCGCCGATCGGGCTGGCCCGCACGCAGCCGGCCAACAGCCCGCCGCGCCTGCGGCTGGACATCGACCAGCTCAACCCCAGAGTGGTCCGGTCGGACACCCCGCAGATCACGGTCAGCGGCAAGGTGACCAACGTCGGCGACCGGCGGATCGACCAGGTCGAGGTCCGGTTGCAACGCGGCGACGCGGTGAGCGACGAGGGCAAGCTGCGGGCCGCGATGGCGCAGCCGCCGACGGCGGAGGCCGCCAAGCCGTCGTCGTTCACGCCGATCGCCAAGTCGCTGGACAAGGGCGCGAGCAGCGCCTTCACCGCCACGTACACGCTGGACCAGCTCAAACTCGACCAGCCGGGCGTGTACCCGGTGCTGATCAACGTCAACGGCAGGCCGGAGTACGGCGGGGCCGAGCGGCTGGCCGGGCTGAACCTGCTGATGCCGGTGCTGTCGCTGCCCGGCCGCGGTGCCCCGCCCACCCAGGCACCGCCGAAGGTCACCGTGCTGTGGCCGCTGGTCGACGACCACCCCAGGGTGGTCCGCCAGCGCGAGAACGACAGGCAGCTGGTTCTCTCCGACGACGAGCTGGCCTCGTCGGTCCAGGTCGGCGGCAGGCTCTACGGGATGCTCAACGCGTACGAGATCGCCACCAAGCAGAACCCGGCGCTGATGTCGTCGCTGTGCTTCGCGGTCGACGGCGACCTGCTCGACACCCTGGACGCGATGACAAACGGCTACCAGGTCCAGGTGAGCGAGGACAAGACCGTGCCCGGCAAGGGCAAGGACTTCGCCCAGCGCTGGCTGGTCTCGCTGCGCGCGCTGACCGCCGGGCAGTGCGTGGTCGCGCTTCCGTACGCCGACGCGGACGTCTCGGCGCTGTCGCGCGCCGGAGCGGCTGATCTCGCCAAGACCTCGGTCAACCAGGGCCTTGCCTCGGTCAGCAAGGCGCTGGAGTCGGCCAAGCCGCAGCCGGGGGTGCTCTGGCCGGTCGACGGCACGGTCGACCCGCGTGCGCTCAGCGACGTCGGCGGGCTGACGCCGACCGTCGTGCTGGCCAACCCCGAGCGGCTCAAGGGCGTGCAGGGCCCCGGGCCGTTCACGCTCGGGCAGAACGACCGCGTGCTGCCGATCGACCAGCTGACGTCGTCGGCGCTGGCCGGGCCCCCGTCGGCGGCCGGGGCGGTCTCGGTGCAGAACGGACTGGCCGCGCTGCTGTTCCGCGCGATGCAGTCCGGCCAGTCGGTGCTGGTCGCGCCGCCGCGCCGGTGGACCGCACCGGCCAGCGAACTGACCGAGTACCTGCGGACCATCGGCCGGATGTTCACCGACAGGCTGGCCACCGCGAGCCCACTGGCCGACCTCGCCGAATCGCCCGAAGGTTCGGCGACGGCGATGGACTACCCCGAGCGGGACGTGGCCGCCGAGGTCCCCTCGGGTGTCATCAGCCAGGTGTCCCAGGCCAACGCGGTGCAACGGGACTTGCTGGGCGCGATGCTGCCCGACGACACCCGGCCGGTGAATCCGGCGACGGTGATGAACCCCATCCGCAACGGGCTGCTGCGGGCGTCGTCGAGCGGGTGGCGCGGCAACGTCGAAGGCGGCAAGCAGGCCGTGACCAATGTGGTCAAGCAGCTGGACGCCGTGCGCGGGCTGGTGAAGGTCAACCCGCCGGGGCCGCCGATCGTGCCCGCGTCGTCCAACGCGCCGATCCCGGTCCGGATCGTCAACGACCTCCCGGTCGACGTGCTGGTCAAGCTGGTGATCAGGGAGAGCGCGGGTCTGCGGCCCGGTGTGGTGCAGCAGAAGCGGATCCCGGCGGGCAACAGCTTCACCGACTTCGTGCCGGTCGAGCTGCTCAGGTCGGGCAAGTTCAGCGTCGACGTCTGGGTCACCACGCCCGGTGGCAACCAGCTGGGCAACGTCTCCAAGTTCGAGATCTCGTCGGGCGCGTACGGCACGATCACGGTCGCCGTGACGAGTGTCGCCGGTGGCATGCTGGTACTGCTCGCCGCGAGGCGCGTCTACCGTCGTATCAAGCAGCGCAAGAACCAGGAGCCCACCCCGGCTTGACCAGAGCGAGGACACCCGTGCCCCCCGCCGGCGGCGGCAGACCACAACCCCGCAAACCCCCGACGCCCCAGAAGCAGCCCGAACAGGCCCGGGGGTCGTTCGGGCGCGCTGTCGGGTCGATGGCGATCGCCACCCTGATCAGCCGGATCACCGGCTTCCTGTGGAAGGCGCTGCTGTCCGCCGCGGTCGGCATCGGCGTGGTCAACGACTCGTTCACCATCGCCAACACGCTGCCCAACATCGTCTTCGAGCTGCTGATCGGCGGTGTGCTGGCGAGCGTGGTCGTACCGCTGCTGGTCCGGTCGCAGGACGATCCGGACGGCGGTTTGGCCTACACGCAGCGGCTGCTCACGGTCGGCCTGACGCTGCTGGGTCTCGGCGCGATCGTCGCGATCGCCGCGGCACCGCTGATCACCAAGCTCTACGTCGACGACTCGACCGGCAAGGCCAACCCAGAGCTGGTCAACGCCTTCGCCTACCTGCTGCTGCCGCAGATCTTCTTCTACGGGCTGTTCGCGCTGCTGACAGCGATCCTCAACGCCAAGCAGGTGTTCGGCCCGACGGCGTGGGCGCCGGTGGTCAACAACCTGGTGGTCATGGCGACCATCGGGATCTACGCGATCGTGCCGGGTGAGATCTCGCTGAACCCGGTCAGGATGGGCGACGTCAAACTGCTGGTCCTCGGCGTCGGCGTGACGGTCGGCATCGTGGTGCAGTCGGTGATGCTGGTCCCGGCGCTGCGCCGGATCGGCTTCAAGTTCCGCTGGAACTGGGGCTTCGACGCCCGGTTCAAGGAGTTCGGCGGGCTGGCGCTGTGGATCATGGGCTACGTCGCGGTCAGCCAGGTCGGCTGGACGATCAGCACCCGCGTGCTGACAGCGGGCGACGACGGTGGCGCGGCCATCTACAGCTACGCGTGGCTGCTGCTGCAGCTGCCGTACGGCGTGATCGGCGTCTCGCTGCTGACCGCGATCATGCCGAGGCTCAGCCGGGCCGCCGCGGACGGCGACGACCGCAAGCTGATCGCCGACCTGTCGTACGCCAGCCGCGTGTCCGCGGTGATCCTCGTGCCGATCTCGGCTGTGCTGACGGTGACCGGCACGTCGGTCGGCATCGTGGTGTTCTCCTGGGGCGCCAGTGACGTGAACCAGGCGACCAGGCTGGGTGAGTCGCTGGCCGTGTCGGCGTTCGGTCTGCTGCCGTACGCGCTGGTGATGCTCCAGCTGCGGGTGTTCTACGCGATGAAGGACGCCAAGACGCCGACGCTGATCATGATCGTGATGACCGCGGTCAAGATCCCGTTGCTCTACATGTGCGAGGGCCTGCTGGCACCCGAGCACGTCGTCATCGGTGTGATGATGGTCAACTCGTTGAGCTACGTGGTCGGCGCGGTGCTCGGCCAGGCGTGGCTGTGGCTGCGGCTGGGTCACCTGAAGACCAAGCGGGTCGTCGGCGTGACGCTCTTCTCGGTCTTCGCCGGTGGGCTGGGGGTCGCGGCCGGGCTCGGGGTTGCCAAGCTCATGGGCGGGTTCCTGCCGCAGTCCGCGGCGCTGCGGGCGCTGTTGTCGTTGATCATCGAGGGCCTGGTCGCGGGTGTGGTGTCGTTCGGTGTGCTGGTCATGCTCAAGGTCGACGAGCTCAAGCCGGCGACCGCGAAAATCACCCGTCTGATTCGTCGGCGGTGAATTGGACGATCGTCATGCCCCGGGGGTTTCCCGTACGCTCGCTACGAGGTATCCGTTGCGCGCGGATAGGTGGCGCGTCTGACGGGAGAGTGCGGTGACGACCAGGAGGACCGACTTCACCAACGACGCGACCGTCCAGGGCGTTCGCGCGACCGGTGGTGACCTGCTCCCGGGCGGTGTCATCGGCGATGGTCGCTACCGTCTGCTGGCGCCGTTCGGTGTGGACATCCGCGGCAACGCCCACATGTGGCGTGCCCGCGACGGCCAGCTGCGCCGCGATGTCGCGCTCACAGTTCTCGTCGGTGATCCGACCGACCGCAACGCCACCGTCGCCGCGCGCCGCACGCTGGAACGTGCCGCCCACGCCGCCCGGTTCACCAGCCCGAGCGTGTCCCGTGTGCTGGACGTGCTGGGTGTCGGCAGCGGGATCGACCCGAGTGAAGGTGTTCTCGGGGTCGTCGTGGCGGACTGGGCGCAGGGCACGGACCTCGTGGACCTGGTCGCCGAGCACCCGTTGCCCGCGGGTACCGCCGCCCGGCTGCTGGAACCGCTCGCGATCGCCGTGGAGCAGGCCCACCACACCGGCCTGGTGCTGGGTGTCGATCACCCGCAGCGGGTCAGGATCGGCCCGGACGGCTCGTTGCGGCTGTCGTTCCCCGGCCCGTTGCCGCAGGCCCAGCTGCAGGACGACGTCAAAGGCCTCGGCGCGATCCTCTACTTGCTGCTGACCGGGCGCTGGGCGTTGCCCGGCGGCCCGCCGACGATGCCCCTCGCGCGCCGGGACCGCTCCGGCTCGCCGATCTCGCCGGCCACGCTGCGCCCCGACGTGCCGGACGACCTGGCCGATCTGGCGGTGCGCAGCATCGCGGACACGTCGCTGGGCGGTATCCGGACCAGTTCCGCGCTGCTGACCGTACTCGAAGGCATCGCGCAGCGCGCCGAGCTGCTCGACCAGCGGACCGAACTGCTGCCGGCGCTGCAGGGCGGCGAGCAGCTCGCCGACCCGCTGGCCGACCAGGACACGATCTGGACCACCAGCAAGCGCCCGCCCAAGGACGACGGCAGGCGCCGCAAGCTGGCCATCGGTGTGACCGCCTTGACGGTCGCGACGGTCGGCGTGCTCGCGTGGGTCGGCATGCAGCTGATCAGCTTCTTCGGCAGTGACCCGGTGCCCGCGGCCGTGCAGCAGCCGGTGGCGACCGCGCCGGCCACGCCCGGCGGCAACACCAGCAACCAGCCGCAGGCCAACCCGCCGCCCGCGCCCAAGCCCGCCGGACCGGTCAAGGCGACGAAGGCCCAGATCTACTCGGTCAAGGGCGACAAGGACAACGCCAGGAACGCGGGCCGCGTGATCGACGGCAAGCCGAACACCGCGTGGTCGACCGACGAGTACAAGAAGCCGTTCCCCGCGCTGAAGCCGGGCATCGGCGTGCTGGCCACCTTCGCGGACGCGACCAAGCTGGCCCAGGTGGTCATCGACTCGCCGAGCGCGGGCACGGTCGTGGAGATCCGCTCGGCCGCGTCGCCGACGGCGAAGTTCGACGACACCAAGCTGATCGGCCAGGCGACGCTCGCCGACGGCACGACCGAGATCGCGCTGTCGAGCACCGAGCCGACCCAGTACGTGCTGGTGTGGATCACCAAGCTCGCCGTGGACGAAGACGAGAAGAACGTCAGCCAGGTCAGGGAGATCGAGTTCCGAATGGCCCAGTAAAAGGGCGTCAAACCCGCCACGGATAAGCTGCCCGGGTGACCGCCGCAGCTAGCTCGGACGCATCGCTGATCGCGTCCCATGCCGCCGGGGATCCACACGCGTTCAGCGAGATCGTTCGTCGCCACAGAGACCGGTTGTGGGCCGTGGCGCTGCGCACTCTCCGTGATCCGGAAGAGGCCGCCGACGCGCTGCAGGAGGCCTTCATCTCGGCTTTCCGCAACGCCGGGTCGTTCCGGGCCGAGTCGCAGGTGACGACGTGGCTGCACCGGATCGTGGTGAACGCGTGCCTGGACCGCGTCCGGCGCCGTCAAGCGCGCCCGACTGTGCCGTTGCCGGAGACCGGACCGGGTGAGCCGGTCACGCCCGGCGACGCGATGTCCGACCGGGAGACCAGTCTGGTGGTGCGCAACGCGCTCGCCGAACTGTCGGAGGAACAGCGCGTGCCCATCCTGCTGGTCGACGTCGAGGGCTACTCGGTCGCCGAGACGGCCAAGATGCTCGGCATCGCCGAAGGCACCGTGAAAAGCCGTTGTGCCAGGGGGCGGGCCAAGCTCGCCAAAGTTCTCGGGCATCTGCGGAACCCGATTGCTGATGCGAACGTCCCAGGTGACGCAAGCGAAAAGCGCGAGGGGCGTCCACGGCGTCAGTGGGAGGGGACATGACGAGCATCGGACGGGGGAGTGGCGGGCCGCCGTGGTCGGTCGACCTGCTCGCCGACCTCCAGGCGGGTGCGCTCGACCCTCGGCAGGCCGACGAGCTGTGGCCCCGGGTGAACGCGGACCCGGAGGCCATGGAGATCCTGGCCGCTCTGGAGGCGACACAGGCTGATCTGCGCGAGTTCGCGGACGCTCCGGCGCCGCCCATGCCCGCGCACTTCGCCGCACAGCTGGACGCGGCGATCGCGGCGGAGTCACAGGCACGGTCACAGGGGGTCCAGACCGCGCCGCCGCAGCAGCAACAGCCAGCGGTAGCGCCCGTGGTGAGCATCGACGCGGCCCGCAAGCGCCGCAACCGCGGGTGGGCCATCGGGGTCTTCGCGGCGGCAGCCGCGGCGGTCGGCATCACGTTCGCCGCGCTGCCCGGTGGCGGCGACAACGGCCCGAGCGGCAATGTCGCGGCGCCGGGACCGTTGAGCTTCGAGGAGCAGAACATCGGCCCGGACCAGTTGCAGGCGGCCAAGGGCGGCAACGACTACGGGCCGTTCTCCGACAAGCAGAAGCTGGCGGCCTGTTTCGAGGCCAACGG
This window contains:
- a CDS encoding NUDIX hydrolase — translated: MSPSSGRSDGTRSGRRGRRRSRRLTTVDETSAGGLVIDVARANAVIIGRLDRRGRLLWSLPKGHIEEGETPEQTAVREVREETGITSEVVRSLGSIDYWFVAENRRVHKTVHHYLLTALSGDLSDEDIEVTEVAWVALDDLDDRLAYADERRLVRKAMQLLSEPANTPFEGDVSFSDGLDAPKGRKQ
- a CDS encoding MFS transporter, whose translation is MTAVVDEKQKVLARQLLTLREFRRLLYLRFSSQWADGLFQTGLAGAVIFNPERGADPLTIATGFATLLLPYSVVGPFAGALLDRWDRRKVLVVASLLRAVLILFATIGLLAGLPSGPLFLISLLVLGATRFMGSGLSAALPHLVPERTLVQANAIAVTLGSVVAVVGGGCAIGLRKIFGEDDFGSGITTSFAIVGTLLAVVFALRYERGRLGPDQVDEPSGTVVAVARGLIDGAKAAWNAPRVIAGFVALLAHRASQGIALLMAVLLMRYYFTDYGWLKAGLTGLGEIAAFAGAGIFIAGVITPKLVERFGRHKVIVGSLLVVAAGMAGLGLPMVLPTMLGAAFLLFGAGQVIKLCVDAVIQADIGDESIGRVFSLYDTLLNVMQVASIAVAAAIVPANGYSHGLIVATIVLYLLGVVGYLLASRRDHATHVV
- a CDS encoding YqgE/AlgH family protein, which produces MCAVRPDADVEPGTLLVAAPTLLDENFRRTVVYVIDHRRGEGTLGVVLNRPSEVPVNDVLPAWGDHVTEPQSLFVGGPVDQKTALCLAALRTGQDAASLKGVISVRGPVALVDLDADPETLTPKVKGLRVFAGYAGWDVDQLAGEIERGDWIVVPALPNDVLAAPDQDLWGRVLRRQGMPTALLATHPDDVRLN
- a CDS encoding DUF6049 family protein is translated as MSGLRYATRHKLAAVVAAGLVLAGSAPWTASAQPPGPEPLFAPIGLARTQPANSPPRLRLDIDQLNPRVVRSDTPQITVSGKVTNVGDRRIDQVEVRLQRGDAVSDEGKLRAAMAQPPTAEAAKPSSFTPIAKSLDKGASSAFTATYTLDQLKLDQPGVYPVLINVNGRPEYGGAERLAGLNLLMPVLSLPGRGAPPTQAPPKVTVLWPLVDDHPRVVRQRENDRQLVLSDDELASSVQVGGRLYGMLNAYEIATKQNPALMSSLCFAVDGDLLDTLDAMTNGYQVQVSEDKTVPGKGKDFAQRWLVSLRALTAGQCVVALPYADADVSALSRAGAADLAKTSVNQGLASVSKALESAKPQPGVLWPVDGTVDPRALSDVGGLTPTVVLANPERLKGVQGPGPFTLGQNDRVLPIDQLTSSALAGPPSAAGAVSVQNGLAALLFRAMQSGQSVLVAPPRRWTAPASELTEYLRTIGRMFTDRLATASPLADLAESPEGSATAMDYPERDVAAEVPSGVISQVSQANAVQRDLLGAMLPDDTRPVNPATVMNPIRNGLLRASSSGWRGNVEGGKQAVTNVVKQLDAVRGLVKVNPPGPPIVPASSNAPIPVRIVNDLPVDVLVKLVIRESAGLRPGVVQQKRIPAGNSFTDFVPVELLRSGKFSVDVWVTTPGGNQLGNVSKFEISSGAYGTITVAVTSVAGGMLVLLAARRVYRRIKQRKNQEPTPA
- a CDS encoding SdpI family protein, with protein sequence MVASLLAAIALAVGGLAVAVTGLLGFRERLPLNRYAGVRTTASMRDADTFRVANKVAGLPFVVAGLIGVLGGILLLVLQSGGLVAVLVSAGGMLVIAGAGGLLGHKAALAVPEPEPELPAGCAGCACGNCGVAKLRG
- a CDS encoding esterase-like activity of phytase family protein, translated to MSARFLAATAAAVITTGLLASPVSAGQRVRLIGERIVPNGLVYEGTTVGGLSGIDRDPRTGEYVLISDDRSSLGPARFYTARIDVNAKRLGDVTFTGTRPLLRPDGTTYPKDAVDPEEIRVDPWTGRYTWSQEGGRPPASADPSIHQATRTGRFAGELPLPKNLHVTPTSGPRSNLALEGLTYAAGGTLLVSSVEAPLTEDGPVPTPDNGALTRITVQTRAGHLLAQYAYPLEPIFARPVPPTAAADNGISAIVAADPFDPARLLVVERSFVTGVGNKVRIYEASTIGAGNVAGRALTGARPMRKKLIADLADFGLSKVDNIEGITWGPDVGRGERSLILVSDDNFSAGQVTQVVALAVRYPQ
- a CDS encoding CCA tRNA nucleotidyltransferase, with the protein product MLAKQNAVVQLMRVSPVAEELSALFAKAGHSLFLVGGSVRDALLGRLGTDLDFTTDARPQQVMRLVSGWADAVWDIGIAFGTVGATKGGLTCEITTFRADTYDGVTRNPEVQFGDSIEADLKRRDFTVNAMAVNLATKQFVDPHDGMSALAEKVLDTPATPEESFGDDPLRMMRAARFTSQLGFTPAPRVVEAMSRMAGQIERITAERIQVELSKLLCGAHPRRGVELLVDSGLADHVLPEVPAMRLEIDEHHQHKDVYQHSLVVLEQAIDLEADGSEPDLVLRLAALLHDIGKPDTRRHIPGGGVSFHHHEVVGAKMVRKRLRALRYSKEIIENVAKLVFLHLRFHGYGKGEWTDSAVRRYVTDAGDLLDRLNKLVRADCTTRNRRKAQALQRSYDELETRIARIAAEEDLAKVRPDLDGNEIMRLLGLPPGPVVGKAWKFLKDLRLDRGPLDHDEAVAELRRWAAEQGLDDVGGVVAPAGEQVADDTEQVEHDRRDD